A single region of the Streptomyces virginiae genome encodes:
- a CDS encoding response regulator: MLRLILAEDSVLLRAGLTELLTRGGHQVLAAVGSAEELVRAVEAQRPDAVVTDVRMPPDFRDEGLRAALELRSRDSSLPVLVLSQYVATAYATQLLTGASAAGLGYLLKDRVGEVAEFLDALQQVAEGRTVIDPEVVRVLLSRQSEQRPLARLTPREREVLTLMASGLNNQALAARLFITEAAVVKHASSIFMKLDLDATEGNRRVLAVLAHLSGQEAEA; the protein is encoded by the coding sequence GTGCTCCGGCTGATCCTCGCCGAGGACTCCGTACTGTTGCGCGCCGGGTTGACGGAGCTCCTCACCCGTGGCGGGCATCAGGTCCTCGCCGCCGTCGGGAGCGCCGAGGAGCTGGTGCGGGCGGTGGAGGCGCAGCGGCCGGACGCCGTCGTGACCGATGTGCGGATGCCGCCCGACTTCCGCGACGAGGGGCTGCGCGCCGCGCTCGAACTGCGTTCCAGGGACTCCTCGTTGCCCGTGCTCGTGCTCTCGCAGTACGTGGCCACGGCGTACGCCACCCAGTTGCTCACGGGGGCTTCGGCGGCCGGGTTGGGTTATCTCCTCAAGGACCGGGTCGGGGAGGTGGCCGAGTTCCTCGACGCCCTCCAGCAGGTCGCCGAGGGGCGTACGGTCATCGATCCGGAGGTGGTACGGGTCCTGCTCAGCCGGCAGTCGGAGCAGCGGCCGCTGGCGCGGCTGACCCCGCGCGAGCGGGAGGTGCTGACCTTGATGGCCTCGGGCCTCAACAACCAGGCTTTGGCGGCGCGGCTGTTCATCACCGAGGCCGCCGTGGTCAAGCACGCGTCGAGCATCTTCATGAAGCTCGACCTGGACGCCACCGAGGGCAACCGCCGGGTGCTTGCGGTCCTGGCCCACCTGTCGGGCCAGGAGGCCGAGGCGTAG
- a CDS encoding sensor histidine kinase, which yields MSDSLPLPERDGPAPVAVLTAIRRPLRFLGSWWPWRCWAYLGSGFLIGYPVLIALVVLLGLGVALAVVGIGLLMLVGAVAAGVPLAALERWRLRCVEPVPVPDPHTSLAGAGPAAWLRTRLRERATWREFAYATLLGPVFGAAGFAVIALLAFALILVATPVIVWAIAPDHVMLIPGRQVSGPLEALGGTAVGLVAMTVAAYAGALLAGAQVRTARLLLGPRVEADRILELTRSRVRLVDAFEAERRRIERDLHDGAQQQLVALSMTLGLAELELRGIPQAAGAAALVARGRGEAKVALEQLRDLVRGIHPQVLTDHGLAAAVAEVALRHPVPVSVDLDVPRLAESVEITAYFTVTEALANAAKHSGASHVAVVGKVEGDRLTLTVTDDGRGGADPGAGAGLAGLADRVAMLKGRLVVSSPVGGPTRLRVEVPCSG from the coding sequence ATGTCCGACTCCCTCCCCCTCCCCGAACGGGACGGCCCCGCGCCCGTCGCCGTCCTGACGGCGATACGCCGACCGCTGCGTTTCCTGGGCTCGTGGTGGCCCTGGCGGTGCTGGGCGTACCTGGGCAGCGGGTTCCTCATCGGCTACCCCGTACTGATCGCCCTCGTGGTGCTCCTCGGGCTCGGCGTGGCCCTGGCGGTGGTCGGGATCGGGCTGCTGATGCTGGTCGGCGCCGTCGCCGCCGGGGTGCCGCTGGCGGCGCTGGAGCGGTGGCGGCTGCGGTGCGTGGAGCCCGTGCCCGTGCCGGACCCGCACACCTCCCTCGCCGGGGCCGGACCGGCGGCCTGGCTGCGGACCCGGCTGCGGGAGCGGGCCACCTGGCGGGAGTTCGCGTACGCCACCCTGCTCGGGCCCGTCTTCGGGGCGGCCGGGTTCGCCGTGATCGCCCTGCTGGCCTTCGCCCTGATCCTCGTCGCGACCCCGGTGATCGTCTGGGCCATCGCCCCGGACCACGTGATGCTGATCCCCGGCCGGCAGGTCTCCGGACCGCTGGAGGCCCTGGGCGGCACGGCCGTCGGGCTGGTGGCGATGACGGTGGCGGCGTACGCGGGCGCCCTGCTCGCCGGGGCCCAGGTGAGGACGGCCCGCCTGCTCCTCGGGCCGCGCGTGGAGGCCGACCGGATCCTGGAACTGACCCGCTCCCGGGTGCGCCTGGTCGACGCCTTCGAAGCCGAACGGCGGCGTATCGAGCGGGACCTGCACGACGGCGCGCAGCAGCAGCTGGTCGCCCTCAGCATGACCCTGGGCCTCGCCGAGCTGGAGCTGCGCGGGATCCCGCAGGCGGCCGGGGCGGCCGCCCTGGTGGCCCGGGGGCGCGGCGAGGCCAAGGTCGCCCTGGAGCAACTGCGCGACCTCGTCCGGGGTATCCATCCGCAGGTCCTCACCGACCACGGGCTCGCGGCGGCCGTCGCCGAAGTGGCCCTGCGCCATCCCGTGCCGGTGTCCGTGGACCTCGACGTGCCACGGCTGGCCGAATCGGTCGAGATCACGGCCTACTTCACGGTCACCGAGGCGCTCGCCAACGCGGCCAAGCACAGCGGCGCTTCGCACGTCGCCGTCGTCGGTAAGGTCGAGGGCGACCGGCTCACTCTCACCGTCACCGACGACGGCCGTGGCGGCGCCGATCCGGGCGCGGGAGCGGGACTGGCGGGACTCGCGGACAGGGTGGCGATGTTGAAGGGCAGGCTGGTGGTGTCCAGTCCGGTGGGCGGACCGACCCGACTCCGGGTGGAGGTCCCGTGCTCCGGCTGA
- a CDS encoding YfcC family protein: MVADGTGQPRHPLSATPPAPPAPPTPADPASSPAPEEPAGKGFRFPSALTVLAAVTVGVWLLAFLVPAGRYDRDEDGAPISGTYHRVPDTQSFVDRLNDLFLAPVNGLYGIRDEKTGEVGPTFSGELYGSAGVFLFVLAIGAFITVVFATGALDRGIARLAHRLRDRGALLIAAVMLVFSVLGTVEGFAEETLGFYGLLVPMMLALGYDRMVAVGTAILGAGIGVLCSTVNPFATGVASAAADISLGDGIALRFVMWVVLTAVTILYVVRYAKRVEKDPARSVCGFLPGDREQKATGAEEVAPELTRLHKLVLVLVTVVFGFMIFSVVPWAGALTGEADAAPYAWELGWSFPELSALFLCASVLVGLVAGMGEAKISATIVRGAADFISPALVIMLARGVTVIMNNSRITDTVLHSIEGAVQGTSSTLFAVIVFLVNLPLAFLIPSTSGHATLVMPILAPLADFAGVSRALVVTAWQSASGWMNLWVPTSAVTIGGVALAKVGYDKYLRFVWPLLAILLVLICGFLALGAAM, from the coding sequence ATGGTGGCGGATGGAACCGGACAGCCGAGGCACCCGTTGAGCGCGACTCCCCCGGCTCCCCCCGCGCCCCCGACCCCCGCCGATCCGGCCTCCTCGCCCGCTCCGGAGGAGCCCGCCGGCAAGGGGTTCCGCTTTCCGAGCGCGCTGACCGTTCTGGCCGCGGTCACGGTGGGCGTGTGGCTGCTGGCCTTCCTCGTCCCGGCCGGCCGGTACGACCGCGACGAGGACGGCGCGCCCATCTCCGGCACCTACCACCGGGTCCCGGACACCCAGAGCTTCGTCGACCGGCTGAACGACCTCTTCCTGGCCCCCGTGAACGGCCTCTACGGCATCCGGGACGAGAAGACCGGCGAGGTCGGGCCCACCTTCAGCGGCGAGCTGTACGGCAGCGCCGGCGTCTTCCTCTTCGTCCTCGCCATCGGCGCGTTCATCACCGTCGTCTTCGCCACCGGCGCCCTCGACCGCGGGATCGCCCGCCTCGCCCATCGACTGCGCGACCGCGGCGCCCTGCTGATCGCCGCCGTGATGCTGGTGTTCTCCGTCCTCGGCACCGTGGAGGGCTTCGCGGAGGAGACCCTCGGCTTCTACGGGCTGCTGGTGCCGATGATGCTGGCCCTCGGCTACGACCGGATGGTCGCCGTCGGCACGGCCATCCTGGGCGCGGGGATCGGGGTCCTGTGCTCCACCGTGAACCCCTTCGCGACGGGCGTGGCCTCGGCGGCCGCCGACATCTCGCTGGGTGACGGCATCGCGCTGCGCTTCGTGATGTGGGTGGTCCTGACGGCCGTGACCATCCTCTACGTCGTCCGGTACGCGAAGCGCGTCGAGAAGGACCCGGCCAGGTCCGTGTGCGGGTTCCTCCCCGGTGACCGCGAGCAGAAGGCGACCGGCGCCGAGGAGGTGGCTCCGGAACTGACCCGACTGCACAAGCTGGTGCTGGTGCTGGTCACCGTGGTCTTCGGCTTCATGATCTTCTCGGTGGTCCCCTGGGCCGGCGCGCTCACCGGCGAGGCGGACGCCGCCCCGTACGCCTGGGAGCTGGGCTGGTCCTTCCCGGAACTCTCGGCGCTGTTCCTGTGCGCCTCGGTGCTCGTGGGACTCGTGGCAGGGATGGGCGAGGCGAAGATCAGCGCCACGATCGTCCGGGGCGCCGCCGACTTCATCTCTCCGGCCCTGGTCATCATGCTGGCGCGCGGGGTCACCGTCATCATGAACAACTCCCGGATCACCGACACCGTCCTGCACTCCATCGAGGGCGCGGTGCAGGGCACCTCGTCGACGCTCTTCGCGGTGATCGTCTTCCTGGTCAATCTCCCGCTGGCCTTCCTGATCCCCTCCACCTCCGGCCACGCCACCCTCGTCATGCCCATCCTGGCCCCGCTCGCCGACTTCGCGGGCGTCTCCCGCGCGTTGGTCGTCACGGCCTGGCAGTCGGCCAGCGGGTGGATGAACCTGTGGGTCCCCACCTCGGCGGTGACGATCGGCGGTGTCGCCCTGGCCAAGGTCGGCTACGACAAGTATCTGCGCTTCGTCTGGCCCCTGTTGGCCATCCTCCTCGTGCTGATCTGCGGCTTCCTGGCGCTGGGTGCGGCGATGTGA
- a CDS encoding bifunctional serine/threonine protein kinase/MFS transporter, producing the protein MDQLIAEDPSRIGPYRLIARLGAGGMGLVYLGRSEGGRTVAVKVVQAEFAGNPEFRRRFAREVAAARRVGGSWTAAVLDADTEAAVPWVATQYIPGPDLQTVVARQFGPLPEDSVRTLANRLALALRAVHEAGLIHRDLKPSNVLVTVDGPRVIDFGIARAMDSLTGDSLHTRTGMLIGSPGFMSPEQVRGLELSPASDVFCLGAVLVYAATGRMLFGATDTGLNAHLFRIAEEEADLTGVPEPLVELVGACLHKDPARRPTPEEVAARTAADAAGEWLPGAVLAELGRHAARLLDYAPASPVGVGGGAGAGDAPTGDTPAGPPDPRLVPAQSRQDASPYGTPPPPPAYAPTAPGRFGPADGFGPPPGPVPGDPSVAPATPHPRRWWGLAVLALTQLSVLVEAAQFSLQGPQIQADLGLGADALNPVFSVYLVALAGLLLLGGHLTDLLGARRMLVAGLIGLAATAVFGGAASGAGPLIASRALQGAFAALLVPAALSLVVTGFTDPRERGRAFGIYAAVAAGGSALGVFTGGWLAETLAWPWALWSVVPLAVLALIGALTLLPDRPGRTGARFDGPGVLLGTAGSAALAYGLAEVETAGWGAVRSLALFVGGIALLAAFLWWQRRTSGPLLPAHVLADRNRLASLLVVLFTGAALVALLPALGFFAQQIRGEGPAASGTAHLPLVAAALVTATQVSARLLPRIAPRTLILPGLAVTALGLALLAGAGGAAGYATGVLPGMLLTGIGLGLALVPLYATATAGVSPQHAGGASAALGAAHHLGQSIGGAVLGTVLVSRLDRISQDTDVFARLLDAYTTTLWCAVGGLVLAALPIALLIRSRAARRDANQAVPY; encoded by the coding sequence GTGGATCAGCTGATCGCCGAGGACCCGAGCCGTATCGGACCGTACCGCCTGATCGCCCGGCTGGGCGCGGGTGGCATGGGCCTGGTCTATCTGGGTCGCTCCGAGGGCGGCCGTACCGTCGCCGTGAAGGTCGTCCAGGCGGAGTTCGCCGGGAACCCCGAATTCCGCAGGAGGTTCGCCCGCGAGGTGGCCGCCGCGCGGCGGGTGGGCGGCAGTTGGACGGCGGCGGTGCTCGACGCCGACACCGAGGCCGCCGTGCCCTGGGTGGCGACGCAGTACATCCCGGGACCCGACCTGCAGACCGTCGTCGCCCGGCAGTTCGGCCCGCTGCCCGAGGACTCGGTACGCACCCTCGCCAACCGGCTCGCCCTCGCCCTGCGGGCCGTGCACGAGGCGGGCCTGATCCACCGCGACCTGAAGCCGTCCAACGTCCTCGTCACCGTCGACGGACCCCGCGTCATCGACTTCGGCATCGCGCGGGCGATGGACAGCCTGACCGGGGACAGCCTGCACACCCGCACCGGCATGCTGATCGGCTCGCCGGGGTTCATGTCCCCGGAACAGGTCCGCGGCCTCGAACTGAGCCCCGCCAGCGATGTCTTCTGCCTCGGCGCGGTCCTCGTGTACGCCGCCACGGGACGCATGCTCTTCGGCGCCACGGACACCGGGCTGAACGCCCACCTCTTCCGGATCGCCGAGGAGGAGGCGGACCTGACCGGGGTCCCGGAGCCACTGGTCGAACTCGTCGGCGCCTGCCTGCACAAGGACCCGGCCCGGCGCCCCACCCCCGAGGAGGTGGCGGCGCGTACGGCGGCGGACGCCGCCGGGGAATGGCTCCCGGGCGCGGTCCTGGCCGAACTGGGCCGCCATGCGGCGCGGTTGCTGGACTACGCCCCGGCGTCACCCGTAGGGGTCGGCGGCGGGGCCGGAGCGGGCGATGCCCCGACCGGGGACACGCCCGCCGGTCCGCCGGACCCCCGCCTCGTACCGGCACAGTCCCGGCAGGACGCCTCCCCGTACGGGACACCGCCCCCGCCGCCCGCGTACGCCCCCACGGCCCCCGGCCGCTTCGGCCCCGCGGACGGCTTCGGCCCGCCCCCGGGCCCCGTACCCGGCGACCCGTCCGTCGCCCCCGCGACCCCGCACCCCAGGCGATGGTGGGGCCTGGCGGTCCTCGCCCTGACACAGCTGTCGGTGCTGGTCGAAGCGGCGCAGTTCAGCCTGCAGGGGCCGCAGATCCAAGCCGATCTCGGCCTCGGCGCCGACGCCTTGAACCCGGTCTTCAGCGTCTACCTCGTCGCCCTCGCCGGACTCCTGCTGCTCGGCGGGCACCTCACCGACCTGCTCGGGGCCCGCCGGATGCTGGTGGCCGGACTGATCGGTCTCGCGGCGACCGCCGTGTTCGGCGGCGCGGCCTCCGGGGCGGGGCCGCTGATCGCCTCCCGCGCCCTGCAGGGGGCCTTCGCGGCCCTGCTGGTCCCGGCCGCGCTGTCCCTGGTGGTCACCGGATTCACCGACCCCCGGGAGCGCGGCCGAGCCTTCGGGATCTACGCGGCCGTCGCCGCCGGCGGCAGCGCGCTCGGCGTGTTCACGGGCGGGTGGCTCGCCGAGACCCTGGCCTGGCCCTGGGCCCTGTGGTCGGTCGTGCCGCTCGCCGTACTCGCCCTGATCGGCGCGCTCACCCTGCTGCCCGACCGTCCGGGCCGCACCGGGGCCCGCTTCGACGGACCCGGCGTACTCCTCGGCACGGCGGGCTCCGCCGCCCTGGCCTACGGCCTCGCCGAGGTCGAGACGGCGGGCTGGGGCGCCGTCCGGAGCCTGGCGCTGTTCGTGGGCGGCATCGCGCTGCTCGCCGCCTTCCTGTGGTGGCAGAGGCGGACCTCCGGCCCGCTGCTCCCCGCCCACGTCCTCGCCGACCGGAACCGCCTCGCCTCCCTCCTGGTCGTCCTCTTCACCGGCGCGGCCCTGGTCGCCCTCCTCCCCGCCCTCGGCTTCTTCGCCCAGCAGATCCGCGGCGAGGGACCGGCCGCCTCCGGGACGGCCCACCTGCCGCTCGTCGCCGCCGCCCTCGTGACCGCCACCCAGGTCTCCGCCCGCCTGCTGCCCCGCATCGCCCCCCGCACCCTGATCCTGCCGGGCCTCGCGGTCACGGCCCTCGGCCTGGCGCTGTTGGCCGGTGCGGGAGGTGCGGCCGGCTACGCGACCGGGGTACTGCCCGGCATGCTGCTCACCGGCATCGGTCTGGGCCTGGCCCTCGTCCCGCTCTACGCCACCGCGACCGCCGGGGTGTCCCCGCAGCACGCCGGCGGGGCCTCGGCAGCCCTCGGCGCGGCCCACCACCTCGGGCAGTCCATCGGCGGAGCCGTGCTCGGCACCGTCCTGGTGAGCCGCCTGGACCGGATCTCGCAGGACACGGACGTGTTCGCCCGGCTGCTGGACGCCTACACCACCACCCTGTGGTGCGCGGTCGGCGGCCTCGTGCTCGCGGCCCTGCCGATCGCTTTGCTGATCAGGTCCCGGGCCGCGCGGCGGGACGCCAACCAGGCCGTCCCGTACTGA
- a CDS encoding glycosyltransferase 87 family protein, translating to MTLSPTARWTTGWLLAAAWALSFPLFSALAPHRLWGWCAAAGYLGAAAATAVGRRRAALAAALLGAVAVPLLWLVLTGQGQSEVTVIERSGRLLLDSGRLYVDRPAHVEEYTPYLPGMALLGVPRALLGGDGSGDGWVVRLLGDARIWCAAALFGCLWAARRLLGGGPGGGRGGGRGDGPGRLLPVLVASPVVALPLTVSGVDLPLAGLCCLALAAAASGRPVLTGAALAGACALKWTALPAVAVAVALLAVLRGGRPAVRCALVAAGGTALLVLPAALLQPAELWRQVFAFPTGRAPVPTPASSPLPGRLLTELGPWGWYLAMGLLLSGGLAVGLSLLARPPRTVVAAADRLALGLTLAFLLAPAGRFGYLALPVLLAVWARSVTVPGVSRVVTGSFRLRPSDGGRPTARNERPGGHFA from the coding sequence ATGACCCTTTCCCCTACCGCCCGGTGGACCACCGGCTGGCTGCTGGCCGCCGCGTGGGCGCTGTCCTTCCCCCTGTTCTCCGCGCTGGCCCCGCACCGGCTGTGGGGCTGGTGCGCCGCCGCCGGATACCTCGGGGCCGCCGCGGCCACCGCGGTCGGCCGCCGCCGCGCGGCGCTCGCCGCCGCCCTGCTGGGCGCCGTCGCCGTACCGCTGCTGTGGCTGGTCCTGACCGGCCAGGGCCAGTCGGAGGTGACCGTCATCGAACGGTCCGGCCGGCTCCTGCTGGACTCCGGCCGGCTCTACGTCGACCGGCCCGCGCACGTCGAGGAGTACACCCCCTACCTGCCCGGCATGGCTCTGCTCGGCGTACCGCGGGCGCTCCTCGGGGGCGACGGCAGCGGGGACGGCTGGGTGGTGCGGCTGCTGGGGGACGCCCGGATCTGGTGCGCGGCCGCGTTGTTCGGCTGCCTGTGGGCGGCCCGACGCCTGCTCGGGGGCGGGCCGGGCGGTGGGCGGGGCGGTGGGCGGGGCGATGGGCCGGGCCGACTGTTGCCCGTCCTGGTGGCCTCGCCGGTGGTGGCCCTGCCCCTGACGGTGAGCGGGGTCGACCTGCCGCTGGCCGGGCTCTGCTGCCTGGCCCTGGCGGCCGCCGCCTCCGGGCGGCCCGTCCTGACCGGGGCGGCCCTCGCCGGGGCGTGCGCGCTGAAGTGGACGGCACTGCCCGCGGTCGCCGTGGCCGTCGCCCTGCTCGCGGTCCTCCGCGGCGGACGGCCCGCGGTGCGCTGCGCGCTGGTGGCGGCCGGCGGTACGGCCCTGCTGGTGCTGCCGGCCGCGCTCCTCCAGCCGGCGGAGCTGTGGCGCCAGGTGTTCGCCTTCCCCACCGGGCGGGCGCCGGTGCCGACCCCGGCGAGCAGCCCGCTGCCCGGGCGACTGCTGACCGAACTGGGCCCCTGGGGCTGGTACCTCGCGATGGGCCTGCTGCTGTCGGGAGGCCTCGCGGTCGGCCTCTCCCTGCTCGCCCGACCGCCGCGTACGGTGGTGGCCGCGGCCGACCGTCTCGCCCTCGGCCTCACGCTGGCCTTCCTCCTGGCCCCGGCGGGCCGCTTCGGCTACCTGGCGCTGCCGGTCCTCCTGGCGGTCTGGGCCCGCTCGGTGACCGTACCGGGCGTCTCGCGCGTGGTGACCGGCTCCTTCCGGCTCCGGCCGTCCGACGGCGGGCGGCCGACGGCGCGGAACGAGCGGCCGGGAGGGCATTTCGCCTGA